A portion of the Mycobacterium paraseoulense genome contains these proteins:
- a CDS encoding glucose-6-phosphate dehydrogenase, whose amino-acid sequence MSELRYDFFGQIFQRYFRNAVDTYPRTGGALVEKLLTLSDDALDRLTQPRCAAIASAQAEIPNARITSEFFVVTQHGLVYAAELNGSRRSVYYLATPRAFFDPFVDQVGSAELRDGAVVVVDARFTRDLASSGDPMDAALRRILDEHLALRVDLPA is encoded by the coding sequence ATGAGCGAGCTACGGTACGACTTTTTCGGCCAGATTTTCCAGCGGTACTTCCGCAACGCCGTCGACACATATCCGCGAACGGGTGGGGCACTCGTCGAAAAGTTACTCACGTTAAGTGACGATGCCCTGGACAGGCTGACGCAGCCCCGGTGCGCCGCAATTGCATCGGCTCAAGCCGAGATCCCGAATGCCAGAATCACCTCGGAATTTTTCGTGGTCACCCAACACGGACTGGTTTATGCCGCCGAGTTGAACGGGTCGCGCCGGTCGGTGTACTACCTGGCCACACCGCGCGCATTCTTCGATCCGTTCGTCGATCAGGTCGGCAGCGCCGAACTGCGCGATGGCGCGGTAGTCGTGGTGGACGCCCGGTTCACCCGCGATCTCGCATCATCCGGGGACCCGATGGACGCCGCGCTGCGCCGGATACTCGATGAGCACTTGGCGTTGCGGGTGGATCTGCCCGCTTAG
- a CDS encoding NAD-dependent epimerase/dehydratase family protein — MAHTVITGASGLLGANLAAELIAQGHTVTATRRPSTDTSSLADLPIEWVCADLGSVAELRDVFVGADVVFHCAACVSTGRRVTPAISAVNVDATRAAIEAAIAVGTPRVVHTSTANTIGPTPDGTPADEQTPWGWDRAGLAGAYPVTKRRGEILVQRACDKLDAVIVNPTYLVGPRDARPSSGRLIVEVANRRIPYWTPGYNNFADVCEVARGMIAAWLRGKRGERYILGGQELTYREYLERVARVVGVDPPRRRLAYPVAWIAGKAGDLFEVATGRETTVNSMSVGYAFTDRYRYRCDKAARELGYVVRPIEPAIRNAVIWFRARGMIPSVDIP, encoded by the coding sequence ATGGCACACACCGTGATAACCGGAGCAAGCGGGCTGCTGGGGGCCAACCTGGCCGCCGAACTGATCGCGCAGGGGCACACTGTGACCGCGACGCGTCGCCCGAGCACCGATACGAGTTCGCTGGCCGATCTGCCGATCGAGTGGGTCTGCGCTGACCTCGGCTCGGTAGCAGAACTCCGCGATGTGTTCGTCGGCGCCGACGTTGTCTTCCATTGCGCCGCATGCGTTTCGACCGGGCGGAGGGTCACGCCGGCGATCTCGGCGGTCAATGTTGACGCGACTCGAGCTGCCATCGAGGCCGCGATCGCCGTCGGTACGCCGCGGGTCGTCCACACCTCGACCGCGAACACGATCGGACCCACACCCGACGGCACACCCGCCGACGAGCAGACACCATGGGGCTGGGACCGTGCCGGGCTGGCCGGCGCTTACCCAGTGACCAAACGGCGCGGCGAAATCCTCGTGCAGCGGGCCTGCGACAAGCTGGATGCAGTCATCGTCAACCCGACCTACCTGGTAGGCCCGCGCGATGCCAGGCCCAGTTCCGGCCGTCTCATCGTCGAGGTCGCCAACCGCAGAATCCCTTATTGGACACCGGGATACAACAACTTCGCGGATGTCTGCGAGGTGGCGCGTGGCATGATCGCCGCGTGGCTGCGCGGGAAACGCGGCGAACGCTACATCCTGGGCGGCCAGGAGCTGACGTATCGCGAGTACCTCGAGCGAGTGGCGCGCGTGGTCGGGGTCGATCCGCCGCGTAGACGGCTGGCCTACCCGGTCGCATGGATAGCAGGTAAGGCCGGCGACCTGTTCGAGGTCGCCACCGGTCGGGAAACCACAGTGAACTCGATGTCTGTCGGATACGCGTTCACCGACCGGTACCGGTACCGGTGCGACAAGGCGGCGCGAGAGCTGGGCTATGTAGTGCGACCGATTGAACCTGCAATCCGCAACGCGGTCATATGGTTTCGCGCTCGAGGCATGATCCCATCCGTGGACATTCCATGA
- a CDS encoding nitroreductase family protein, with translation MDLYEALYTTRMMRRLRPDPIPLETQARILDAAVRAPNGGNTQRWHFVAVDDRGLIREFAELFRQARAIEYEKYRTGAGPMAAPAPGADPAAHAETMRRMQGSGNYLADHFEEIPLLLFVFAIDDLGGANIYPAIWSALLAARAEGVGGVMTMVLRNFEDKVNELLGVPVGQGWKMSAMLALGYPRGRWGVAANRRPVHEVSSRNHWGEPFGVEVPEPLWSPRETAGLAAAG, from the coding sequence ATGGATCTCTATGAAGCGCTGTACACCACCAGGATGATGCGCCGGCTGCGGCCGGACCCGATTCCGCTGGAGACGCAGGCCCGCATCCTCGACGCGGCCGTGCGCGCCCCCAACGGCGGCAACACCCAGCGCTGGCACTTCGTGGCGGTGGACGATCGCGGACTCATCCGCGAGTTCGCCGAACTCTTCCGTCAGGCCCGCGCCATCGAATACGAGAAATACCGCACCGGGGCGGGGCCGATGGCGGCGCCGGCGCCGGGTGCCGACCCGGCCGCGCATGCCGAAACGATGCGCCGCATGCAGGGCTCGGGGAACTACCTGGCCGACCATTTCGAGGAAATCCCGCTGTTGCTCTTCGTCTTCGCGATCGACGACCTCGGCGGCGCCAACATCTACCCCGCGATCTGGAGCGCGTTGCTCGCCGCCCGCGCCGAGGGCGTCGGCGGCGTCATGACGATGGTGCTCCGTAATTTCGAGGACAAGGTGAACGAACTGCTGGGCGTGCCCGTCGGGCAAGGCTGGAAGATGTCGGCCATGCTGGCCCTCGGCTACCCGCGGGGCAGGTGGGGTGTCGCGGCCAACCGTCGTCCCGTGCACGAGGTTTCATCCCGCAACCACTGGGGCGAGCCGTTCGGTGTCGAGGTGCCGGAGCCACTCTGGTCGCCGCGGGAAACCGCCGGCCTCGCGGCGGCGGGATAA
- a CDS encoding cupin domain-containing protein codes for MTGSNDIGVTVVQPGAGEYVALPGFGAVFKLSSKANGGEVSIVEHPFEVGLLTAAHMHTREDEHSIVLTGEIGFRSDDSEVVLGPGGYITKPRGQMHAMWNAGSEPGRIIEVITPGGFENYFRELGELLLEHADDPGGMVLHELPEFAELADKYGLTYGSPDWMDDIAQRFGLNPPSH; via the coding sequence ATGACCGGATCGAACGATATCGGGGTCACCGTGGTGCAGCCGGGGGCGGGCGAGTACGTCGCCCTCCCCGGATTCGGGGCGGTGTTCAAGCTGTCCAGCAAGGCCAACGGGGGTGAGGTGTCGATCGTCGAGCACCCGTTCGAGGTCGGCCTGCTCACGGCGGCGCACATGCACACCCGTGAGGACGAGCACTCGATCGTGCTCACGGGCGAGATCGGCTTCCGCTCCGACGACAGCGAGGTCGTCCTCGGTCCCGGCGGCTACATCACCAAGCCCCGCGGGCAGATGCACGCGATGTGGAACGCCGGCAGCGAGCCGGGGCGCATCATCGAGGTCATCACGCCCGGCGGGTTCGAGAACTACTTCCGCGAGCTCGGTGAGCTGCTCCTCGAGCACGCCGACGACCCGGGCGGCATGGTCCTGCACGAGTTGCCCGAGTTCGCCGAGCTGGCCGACAAGTACGGGCTGACCTACGGCTCGCCCGACTGGATGGACGACATCGCCCAGCGGTTCGGGCTGAACCCGCCGTCACACTGA
- a CDS encoding non-ribosomal peptide synthetase: MTDKSIDISGLSPEKKRALLSQLLMAEAEESASAHPMSYGQRSMWFIHKLAPTSAAYNVTYAGRISGELDVPALERAAQALVDRHPTLRTTYAERDGQPVQLVHPHWPVRIARHHLGSGEPGVDEWIRRETDRPFDLYTGPVLRLTLLERTPEEHVLLLGLHHIAVDFWSIDVILDELRLLYAAEHGAAPPPPPAESFVDYADQQARMLAGAKGDDLWTYWREQLAGELPVLQLPTDRPRPAVQTYPGTVHRFTIDDTVTAGIIQLGRRVGATPYMTLLAAYAALLHRYSGQGEVVIGSPFACRDRVVLEDLVGYLTNPVALRADLHDNPAFMALLGRIKDTVQGALEHQDYPFALLVERLRPVRDPSRTPLFQVSFAWEQTRRFSDDPDPQRGGLPLETLHVGQGGAPFDLMMEIGERDGKLSGVLQYNTDLFEAGTIERLAGHFVTLLAGIVADPGRRVSQLPLLTDGERRQQRAWNQSEAAYDAPACLHEMVAATVVRTPDAVAVTCGDREVTYAELDRRANGLAHRLRQLGVGPEVVVPVLLDRSEDLVVAVLGVLKAGGAFMPLDSAQPAQRMATMLDDVPEAPVCVTHQSNLVHLPPGFTGHRLCLDLPSAPSGEDAAPTAETSPASLAYVIHTSGSTGKPKGTLNTHAGIRNRLLWMQDAYRLTPEDRVLHKTPVSFDPSVWELFWPLIVGARVVIAKPEGHKDAAYLVRTIVEQRVTTMHFVPSMMRRFLAEPGVAACTALRQVFCSGEALPYDLRDHFLATLDAELYNLYGPTEAAIDVTHFHCERGESGTLVPIGRPIANIRAYILDAHLQPVPVGVPGELYIGGVGLGRGYLNRPDLTAAVFVADPFAEHPGERLYRTGDLTRYLPDGNIDYLGRIDFQVKIHGFRIEPGEVEAALAQHPAVAENAVVIRTDSRGNLILVAHVVPAGGGAPSTAELRRFLIDLLPAAMVPAVFEVTDALPLTSSGKVDRRALTAADSASGPQEPVFVAPRTPTEQVLAEIWCEVMGLERVGVNDDFFALGGASTQSLEVAVRANAAGLPLRPESMFVYGTIAELASEYGPIAGEATDRRDSPAEADLTAPAPANPVQTTPEDKRNTVIESLGVYLPARTVSTKTVMAECANEIRIPLERLTGIKNRRVAGQDEFSIDLARKAAEDCLSRSSYRREEIDLIIACNISRCDGLGHRFTFEPSTSSRLRDQCGLVNALAFDISNACAGMFTGITVADAFLQTGLVRSAMVVSGEYISHLTETAQKEIEGPMDPRLACLTLGDAGAAVILERGPNNRVGFHDIDMTTLSRYSRLCIAKATEAPHGGAIMLTDSVTQTAIAVKHAVPYVAAVMQRHGWRPETCDHLLMHQTSEASLNDAVVAVNRMFGPGAAHRGNTIYNVAERGNTATTTHFVALNDYILSNRINSGDNVVFSITGSGQTVGAALYTFDDLPDRMRRGAGGQDGRSMRTSARRDVPATPRVRIGSLGIAPAAQSAAPSSIRFAVQAATACLDQSGLDRAAVGLIIHAGVYRDDFLSEPAVASLVAGELGINGDVQSPDGPKTLAFDVLGGAVGFLNACHVATVMIGAGKVEHAMVVASEIENNTPESGDPLIGINQTGSAVLVSRSDGTEGFGRFIFQQHPEYGAALATYTQDRDGRTRLQVDRDPNLADIYLSCIPSAAKELLALEGLDPSDIAVVLPPYLSRAALDELGAQIDIPRSRFVDLADEEPAADPFTSSLPYGLQQARRRGLVRPGDIALIVTVGSGVQVGCATYRF, encoded by the coding sequence ATGACTGATAAGTCCATCGACATCTCCGGTCTGTCTCCCGAGAAAAAGCGCGCGCTGCTGTCCCAGCTGCTGATGGCGGAAGCCGAGGAATCGGCCTCGGCGCATCCGATGTCGTACGGACAGCGATCCATGTGGTTCATCCACAAACTTGCACCGACCAGCGCCGCCTACAACGTCACGTATGCCGGGCGGATCAGCGGCGAGCTCGATGTGCCGGCGCTGGAACGCGCGGCCCAGGCACTCGTCGACCGGCATCCGACGCTTCGGACCACGTACGCCGAGCGCGACGGGCAACCGGTCCAACTCGTTCATCCGCACTGGCCGGTGCGCATCGCAAGGCATCATCTCGGTTCCGGTGAGCCCGGGGTCGACGAGTGGATCCGCCGGGAGACCGACCGTCCTTTCGACCTGTACACCGGCCCGGTGCTGCGGCTGACGCTGCTGGAGCGCACACCCGAGGAACATGTATTGCTCTTGGGTTTGCATCACATCGCCGTCGACTTCTGGTCCATCGACGTCATTCTCGACGAGCTGCGCCTGCTCTACGCCGCCGAGCACGGTGCGGCCCCACCCCCGCCGCCCGCGGAAAGCTTCGTCGACTATGCCGACCAGCAGGCCCGCATGCTCGCGGGTGCCAAAGGCGACGACCTCTGGACCTATTGGCGTGAGCAGTTGGCCGGCGAACTGCCGGTCCTCCAATTGCCCACCGACCGGCCCCGACCGGCCGTCCAGACCTACCCCGGCACCGTGCACCGGTTCACCATCGACGACACGGTGACGGCCGGGATCATTCAACTGGGCCGACGCGTGGGTGCGACTCCCTACATGACGCTGCTGGCGGCCTACGCCGCGTTGCTGCACCGCTACAGCGGACAGGGCGAGGTGGTCATCGGCTCACCTTTCGCGTGCCGCGACCGGGTCGTGCTGGAGGATCTGGTCGGCTACCTCACCAACCCGGTCGCCCTGCGCGCCGACCTGCACGACAACCCGGCGTTCATGGCCCTGCTCGGCCGCATCAAGGACACCGTGCAGGGCGCCCTCGAACACCAGGACTATCCCTTCGCGCTGCTCGTGGAGCGGCTTCGGCCGGTGCGCGACCCGAGCCGCACGCCACTGTTCCAGGTCTCGTTCGCCTGGGAACAGACGCGCCGCTTCTCCGACGACCCGGACCCGCAACGCGGGGGGCTGCCGCTCGAGACGCTTCATGTCGGGCAGGGTGGCGCGCCGTTCGACCTGATGATGGAGATAGGCGAACGCGACGGGAAGCTGTCCGGTGTCCTGCAGTACAACACCGACCTCTTCGAGGCCGGGACGATCGAGCGGCTGGCCGGGCACTTCGTCACGCTCCTCGCCGGTATCGTCGCCGATCCCGGCCGGCGGGTCTCGCAGCTGCCGCTGCTCACCGACGGGGAGCGCCGTCAGCAGCGCGCCTGGAATCAATCCGAGGCCGCCTATGACGCCCCGGCCTGCCTGCACGAGATGGTCGCGGCCACAGTCGTGCGCACCCCGGATGCCGTCGCGGTGACGTGTGGTGACCGCGAGGTGACCTACGCGGAACTCGACCGCCGGGCCAACGGTCTCGCACACCGGCTGCGGCAGCTCGGCGTGGGCCCCGAGGTCGTCGTGCCCGTCCTGCTGGACCGCTCCGAGGACCTGGTGGTGGCGGTGCTGGGCGTCCTCAAGGCGGGTGGCGCCTTCATGCCGCTCGACTCGGCGCAGCCCGCGCAGCGCATGGCCACGATGCTGGACGACGTACCGGAAGCGCCGGTCTGCGTCACCCACCAGAGCAATCTGGTGCACCTGCCGCCCGGCTTCACCGGTCACCGGCTCTGCCTGGACCTGCCGTCGGCACCGTCGGGCGAGGACGCCGCCCCCACCGCCGAGACGTCACCGGCAAGCCTCGCCTACGTCATCCACACGTCCGGTTCCACGGGTAAGCCGAAGGGGACGCTCAACACTCACGCCGGGATCCGCAACCGGCTGTTGTGGATGCAGGACGCCTACCGGCTGACCCCCGAGGACCGGGTGCTGCACAAGACTCCGGTGAGCTTCGACCCATCCGTCTGGGAGCTCTTCTGGCCCTTGATCGTCGGCGCCCGGGTGGTCATCGCAAAACCCGAGGGCCACAAGGATGCCGCGTACCTGGTTCGGACCATCGTCGAACAGCGCGTCACCACAATGCATTTCGTGCCGTCGATGATGCGCCGGTTCCTCGCCGAGCCCGGGGTGGCCGCGTGCACCGCACTGCGCCAGGTGTTCTGCAGCGGTGAGGCGCTGCCGTACGACCTGCGCGACCACTTCCTGGCCACGCTGGACGCCGAGCTGTACAACCTCTACGGGCCCACCGAGGCGGCCATCGACGTCACCCACTTTCACTGCGAGCGAGGCGAATCCGGCACGCTGGTGCCGATCGGGCGACCGATCGCCAACATCCGCGCCTACATCCTGGACGCGCATCTGCAACCGGTGCCGGTGGGCGTGCCCGGCGAACTGTACATCGGCGGCGTGGGACTCGGCCGCGGCTACCTCAACCGGCCGGACCTGACCGCCGCCGTCTTCGTGGCCGATCCTTTCGCGGAGCACCCCGGTGAGCGGCTCTACCGCACCGGCGACCTGACCAGGTATCTGCCCGACGGCAACATCGATTACCTGGGGCGCATCGACTTCCAGGTCAAGATCCACGGCTTCCGGATCGAGCCGGGCGAGGTGGAGGCAGCGCTGGCGCAACACCCCGCGGTGGCCGAGAACGCGGTGGTGATCAGAACCGACAGCCGCGGAAACCTCATCCTGGTCGCGCATGTCGTGCCGGCCGGCGGCGGCGCGCCGTCGACGGCGGAGTTGCGCCGCTTCCTGATTGACTTGCTTCCCGCCGCCATGGTGCCCGCGGTCTTCGAGGTGACGGACGCGCTGCCGCTCACGTCGAGCGGAAAGGTGGACCGCAGGGCCTTGACGGCGGCCGACAGCGCATCGGGACCGCAGGAGCCGGTGTTCGTGGCTCCGCGCACGCCCACCGAACAGGTTCTGGCCGAGATCTGGTGCGAGGTAATGGGTCTGGAACGGGTCGGCGTCAACGACGACTTCTTCGCCCTCGGCGGCGCCTCGACCCAGAGCCTGGAAGTAGCGGTCCGGGCGAACGCGGCAGGCCTGCCCCTGCGACCGGAGTCGATGTTCGTCTACGGCACGATCGCCGAACTCGCCAGCGAATACGGCCCGATCGCCGGCGAGGCAACGGATCGGCGCGATAGCCCCGCCGAGGCGGACCTGACGGCGCCCGCCCCTGCGAATCCGGTGCAAACCACACCCGAGGATAAGCGAAACACGGTGATCGAAAGCCTCGGCGTGTACCTCCCGGCGCGAACCGTGTCGACCAAGACGGTCATGGCGGAGTGCGCCAACGAAATCCGCATACCGCTGGAACGCCTGACCGGCATCAAGAACCGGCGGGTGGCCGGCCAGGACGAGTTCTCGATCGACCTTGCGCGGAAGGCGGCGGAGGACTGCCTCTCCCGGTCCAGCTATCGCCGCGAGGAGATCGACCTGATCATCGCCTGCAACATCTCCCGCTGCGACGGACTCGGCCATCGGTTCACCTTCGAGCCCAGCACCTCCTCGCGGCTGCGCGACCAATGCGGCCTCGTCAACGCCTTGGCCTTCGACATCAGCAACGCCTGCGCCGGGATGTTCACCGGCATCACCGTGGCGGACGCATTCCTGCAGACCGGATTGGTTCGGAGCGCGATGGTGGTCAGCGGCGAATACATCAGCCACCTCACCGAGACCGCGCAAAAGGAAATCGAGGGGCCGATGGACCCGCGCCTTGCGTGCCTGACCCTCGGGGACGCCGGCGCGGCGGTGATCCTGGAGCGCGGGCCCAACAACCGGGTCGGCTTCCACGACATCGACATGACCACCCTCAGTCGCTACAGCAGACTGTGCATCGCCAAGGCGACCGAGGCCCCGCACGGCGGCGCGATCATGCTCACCGACTCCGTCACTCAGACCGCGATCGCAGTCAAGCACGCGGTGCCCTACGTCGCTGCAGTCATGCAACGGCACGGATGGCGGCCGGAGACCTGTGATCACCTCTTGATGCACCAGACGTCCGAGGCATCACTCAACGACGCGGTCGTCGCCGTCAATCGGATGTTCGGACCGGGCGCAGCCCACCGGGGAAACACCATCTACAACGTGGCAGAGCGCGGGAACACCGCCACCACGACACACTTCGTCGCGCTGAACGACTACATCCTCAGCAACCGGATCAACTCCGGAGACAACGTGGTCTTTTCCATCACCGGTTCCGGACAGACCGTCGGTGCCGCGCTGTACACCTTCGACGACCTGCCCGACCGGATGCGCCGAGGCGCCGGCGGGCAGGACGGCCGCAGCATGCGGACCAGCGCCCGCAGAGATGTACCGGCGACGCCCCGCGTGCGCATCGGCAGCCTGGGCATCGCTCCCGCAGCGCAATCGGCTGCTCCGAGCTCGATACGGTTCGCGGTTCAAGCGGCGACGGCGTGCCTTGACCAAAGCGGCCTTGATCGCGCGGCAGTCGGTCTGATCATTCACGCCGGCGTCTACCGTGACGACTTCCTCAGCGAACCGGCCGTTGCCTCGCTCGTCGCCGGCGAACTCGGCATCAACGGCGACGTGCAGTCGCCGGACGGTCCCAAGACCCTCGCCTTCGACGTCCTGGGCGGCGCGGTCGGCTTCCTGAACGCCTGCCACGTCGCCACGGTGATGATCGGGGCGGGAAAGGTTGAACATGCGATGGTCGTGGCCTCGGAGATAGAAAACAACACCCCCGAAAGCGGCGATCCGCTAATTGGCATCAACCAGACCGGCTCGGCCGTTCTGGTCAGCCGAAGCGACGGCACGGAAGGCTTCGGCCGCTTCATCTTCCAGCAACACCCGGAGTACGGCGCGGCGCTTGCCACCTACACACAGGACCGTGACGGCCGGACCCGGCTGCAGGTCGACCGCGACCCCAACCTCGCCGACATCTACCTGAGCTGTATCCCCTCCGCGGCCAAGGAACTCTTGGCGTTGGAGGGACTTGACCCCTCCGACATCGCGGTCGTGTTGCCGCCGTACCTGTCACGGGCCGCGCTCGACGAGCTGGGCGCCCAGATCGACATTCCGAGATCGCGATTCGTCGACCTCGCCGATGAGGAGCCGGCCGCCGACCCGTTCACCTCGTCGCTGCCGTATGGGCTGCAACAAGCCCGGCGGCGCGGGCTGGTGCGGCCGGGCGACATCGCGCTGATCGTGACGGTCGGCTCAGGTGTCCAGGTCGGTTGCGCCACCTACCGCTTCTGA